The Pseudomonadota bacterium region ATGCGCGCGAGCGCCTCCTTGCGCCCGAGCTTGTCATCGAGCGCGGCGAGTCGGCTGCGCTGCCATTGCGCGCCGGTCTGTCCGGTGCTGGCGCGGCGCCCGATGATTTCCAGCAGCCGATCGCACTCGCCGGCGTCGATTTCTGCGTGCAGGAGCCCGCGCTGGGCGACGGGCAGGAGCTCGTGCACGAGTTCGCGCGCGCCGATCGCGAGCAGCCCTTTACCCTGCGGCCAGAGCAGCTCGGCGGCGAGGCCGTGTTGCGCGGCGCGGTAGAAGTTGCACTCTGCAACCTCGAAGAGGACGGAATCGAGCAGCGCGGGGCTTCGCGACAGCTCGAGCGCGAGGCCCACGAGGAACGCCGCGCTCGCCATCATGTCGGCGACGGTCGGCCCCGAGGGCAGCGCGCGCATCTCGATGCGCAGATGGCCGCCTTCCGCCGGGTCGTAGACGGCTCGGTTCCAGCGCCACACCGTGCCCTGGTGAAGCCGCAGCTCGCCGAGCAACGGAATGCCACCCGCGCGCGTAACGGCGACCGGGTCCTCGTTGCTCATGACCGGCAAAAGCGGCTCGTGCAGCTCGACGCTCTCCTCGAACAGCTCGCGCGCGCCGCGCTTCAGCCAACCGAGACCGAAGCACACGCGCGGCACGCCGCGCCGCGGCCCGTGGTTGGGCGGACGATCGTCGACGGCCTGCTTGAACAGCGCTACGCGCGTCTCCTCCCACAGCCGGTGGCCGAGGAACGT contains the following coding sequences:
- a CDS encoding glutamate--cysteine ligase, which translates into the protein MGLNIDRDHFEEDDYARFSQRLREDMRALAELLSREGFGVGAPSLGAELEMSMVGATCRPRPINERVLADTCDPRITVELNRFNLECNTLPIALARTPFSSLGKQLDECLTRLRAIARTHDARIALTGILPTLTAEDLESSAMTNLPRYRALSTGIRRLRREPFHVRIDGEDPLDIHCDDVTYEGANTSLQIHLRVNPSEFAAVYNAVQLATAPALAVSVNSPTFLGHRLWEETRVALFKQAVDDRPPNHGPRRGVPRVCFGLGWLKRGARELFEESVELHEPLLPVMSNEDPVAVTRAGGIPLLGELRLHQGTVWRWNRAVYDPAEGGHLRIEMRALPSGPTVADMMASAAFLVGLALELSRSPALLDSVLFEVAECNFYRAAQHGLAAELLWPQGKGLLAIGARELVHELLPVAQRGLLHAEIDAGECDRLLEIIGRRASTGQTGAQWQRSRLAALDDKLGRKEALARMLGEYLDHSELGAPVHTWPIP